tatatataaaggaaatataattttaaacaaaaaataaaaacccctCACGAGTTTAAATGTTTGCACAaccaatataatattttaaatattgaataagttttttttttcttaattaagtagatgtttgataaaacttatttcttattatttaatgacttgagttgattttcagttaaattgttttaaaaattgttaatttaaaatttattacttatttttactttaagtattaaggctGTTGGGTAAAATTTagtttaagttattaaattgatatctttacttttattagttgtaattgatatttattattatttatttttattaatcttaagtcataagtttatttattcaacatttaaatttaaaatatcttaaatttataagataattttaaaatatttattataaaaaatgaatcataaaTGTAGAATAGAGTTATGGTTGAGATATCTCTTTCGTTTGATGACTTGGTGCCATTGGTTCACGCATTGGATCAATAAGCATTCGATCAGATCATTCATTGATATACTGGGCAGAGAGTGGAGACAGATGTAAAAGCCTACTTACTATCTCCTCTATGATAGGATACCCGCTTAGGCCTCGAGAGGAGACTTATTCAATAAAGGAGAAGCTATCTGCCGACCCTACTTCACTTCCTTAGAGTGCCTTGCCTACTTGTCTTTGAGTATAAACTCTTAGGACTCTAACAAGCCAAACAAAGTCTACCAAgtcattttaatataattagaTCTTCTTCAAAAGTAAACCATATACATAAGCGATGAGCTCAATAAGCTCAGCCATTAAAATTGACTACTGATCGATAAGTTTTTCCGGGCTGCCATCCCGCTGGAATGACATTTTTGGCCACAAGGGTATTGCCAGATTCGAGTGCAGTCAGCTTGATTGAGAAAGGAGCCCGTAACTCGGATCCGTAATCAAGTTTCCAAACGGCACCCCAAGACTGCTGCATGGGAACCCACATGTCTGAGTCAAGAGCCTGTTGCAGATAAACTCTTGCAAGGTCACCATCTCCGTCTTCATATTCAATCAGGGAAGCAAAATAATTTGAGTTGGAGCCTGAATCCACGTGAAAGACCACTGATGTACCCGGATACTCGCACTCAACCCTGTCAGCCATTTTATTCAGATGAGAATCAAGATGGTCAAAATGGAGACAGAAAAGCCAAATGTCTGTTTGTCAAGGAAGAAAAGTCCATCCAATCAAAACATAAAGAATTATAAAAGAGACAggattcaaaagaaaatgatttatcaACTAGAGAAGACAAAGAAAGAGATGTTAAGGACACCACGCGGGAAATCTGGCTCTAGTACTGCCTATCAGTAGGTTTACCTTTCATGGAATACCATATcttctatataatattatattaagaatatttgttCTTAATTTGCAAtagaagtggaaaaaaaaaaagggaaggagTAATTTTCCCATGTTTTAATAATTAAGAacttggaaattaaaatttattgcaTCAACTATAAGCAACTGATCAAAGGAATTAATCCTCAGTAGAACACAGACCTTCTATATTGTATCTGCAAGACACCGGCATTGCGCAGTTGATCATCCTGGCCAGACTTAGCCATGGCTCCAAAGGCAGTGCCACTTAGGTCAAAATGAGTAGACTCCGAGACACAACCGGGGCACTCATCAGTTATCGTCACAGTCACCGGAGACCCTGAGCATGCTTCATTTCCTGTGCACTTCacctgaaaaatgaaaaaatacgCATGCATTAATATTGATTAATTAGCATTATTACATAATTAAAAGGGTATATTAATTATACTGTGGAATATGTTGCTGCATTCACCTGATAACAAGCTCCACATCCTTTGCCTGACTTGAATAGAGATGGGCCTCCAGCTGATACCTTTGCTGAGAATGGAGCCTTCTCTACTGCATCCTCATATCCACAAGCTCCACCTACACACacaaaaatgttgaaaagtttgaacaCCTTCCTcaaatatacattttaaaatttgctCTCTCATTAGTTAAAGAAGCAAATGTAGGAAAATATGCATGCATATATGttcaattttgattattttatatatcagACATTACCATCACTTCCGGCACCGTTGGCCGGTCCATACCAGGTTGCACCGGCAGGGGACCAATCAGTATCAGATTGAAGCTTGGAGAAGTTGAGGAGCTTGGGATGGAAGCAGGAAGAGGGGTTTagtagaagagaaaagagagaaagaagaatgaGGAGAGAAAATGGGTGAGGATGAAGAAGAATAGCCATGGCCACTAGTAAAGAGAGTGCCAAATGAAGATAGCTCAGTGGTAGTGGGGGTGGTGGATTTTGATGTGTAACTGACTGGCTATTTATAGAGGGAGACCGTGCTTGGTTTCTATTAaatttctatcaaaataaaatcaaggcCATGTGGGGAAGAAATTTGGGTCTTactttatcaaggaaaaaacTGATTTGGACTATATATGTTATCTTTTtgacaaaactaaaaaaatctgTACGTCATGAATGCATtgtatttaaaatcaaacatttaagagtaatgaaaaaaaaaaagaagaatatacTTGATACCCATTCTTTCCCTTGTGTACCGATGAAaccattagaaaaaaaaaaaaaaaacaatttaggtTGAGAAATAAttgtttaagaaataaatacaaaactacgatattttttataatttgttttattttttcacggaattcatttttttaaaggataaatttattttttatattttcataaagacaaatttactatttacattatttttatcttaaaagcTTTTATATTAAACTCGTATGGTCGAAAAAACAAATTCATCTTTTCTAAATTaaacttatctttttcttttaaataacaatttatttttatactgaattttacttgaaataaaaaaactatcgatgaaatgatttttttttaaaaattacactACCCTTCCAAAAACCCTAATGGTACGTATAGCTAtcagaattttcatttttttttttctcacaattcccaaaaattGCTCACCCTTGAGCCTGTGGAACCAGTGATAgcttcctctttatttttttattttttattttttattttcatgatttagtATCCGTTTATAGAAATGAACTAATGGACCACAAACTTGGCCTCTTTCAGCTTTTGGCAAAATCCCTCTGGTTTTGAAACTATTCCCCCAATCAAACCCCCACTCCATGACTCATTTACCAATTCAACATCCCAATCACCAATCAACCTCTTTCCTGATATATAACGTACCACTACATGCATACTAAAATTTGAGTCTACATGCAAACTTAAAACATCTACAAGATGTTGAAGACTATACTTTAAATAGTACGTACCATCATATCATTCCATAATATTTTGCAGGTCACAAACGCAATTCTAAAGTTCAGTATATGGAGACAATTTTGATGGGATTATGGTCAAAAAAAGCGAAAAGCATATACTTTATTCTATGGTATCGTATAGATTATAAACCAAAATTTCTTCCAAAAAGAAGTCTAGTTTGCATGGGAAGAAGTAATCGAGGGAAGAAGCAGGCTACATGGACCCACTCATTTGGACAAACCCACCGACCCAGGTGGGTCCATCTTGTTTGGGAGCTTGGATTATAGCGACCTTGTTTTCAAGGAGATACGATTTCAAAGTGTAACACAAGATTTGCTGAGAATTGAAAGCCCAAACAATATTCCATGAAATTAGCCGTTAATGGCGGTTATTAGAGGTTGAATACCGACTTGGGGCGTTAGACAAAACGGTCATCACTCATCAAACCATAGTTCATAAGCCACGTGGTGAAGATCGACAAGGGTCCATAACATTTGGCGGGGATTAAGGCTTGTGgtttaaatattagtttttacaTTTATGTGAATATAAGAATGGTTACCCAAAATAATGGACAATATTTCAATAGGTCAGTGTAATTTTCAGTGACCCTTTCAACGGGTGTTTTTATATAGATATAACCCGTGAGAAAATGGGTAATTCAAGCTTGGGTTCCACATGGTTTTCGCTATCAAGAGAGAGTCCTCACATGGTTATCACTTTCAGAGGGAGATAATTAAATCAATATGTTTTCCTTGTTAATTTGGAGAAATCTTAAATGGTTGAAACTGAGAAAGAAGACAAATTTTTGGCAGGTGAAATAGAACAcgttgaaattaattaaaaaggtttttatcaagaaagaaaactaataatatatcataattgaaAGGGTTAACTTTAGATTTAATTAGATAAAAGGGATGGAATAATATCCgtatttatgaattttcttttatgtttttacttgaagaataatatatttttgacataaatgtccataaatatttcaaatatttatatgtagattttaaaagaaatgttatttttacaagaaaagaataagggtatttttgtcaaaatatggACAAAAAAGGATTGAagaataaatttctaaaattaggttttcaattaccattttaatcaaataacccttaattttactcattttttaaagatttttactAAGGTTGCAtttgtttaacttaaaatcaaataatacttaatattgtttttgtttttataatatgttatttctattaagtattaaaaagtaaaaaaaaatttataataagtcacaaaaaataaaaaaataaaaaaatctaaagtttgaaaacaaattacttataacaaaaaactaaaaaaaaacacccattAAATACACTTAGTTACCggcactttaaaattttatcaaatatgttatttatttatttcattacgtattttcactcaaaataagaatgatatttaataaaaatttaaatctacaaaaaaatagattatttagTCGAACTCTAAGAGAAGGTGATTGAAGTTAACGTTAGCGTCAAAAACTTATAATTATTGCTAGTTATGACTaatttaacaaagaaaaaagattaataaagcataaataaaattcaaagagataaaaaattttcacgCTTAATATGAACGGTAATATTGTTGCTTCAAAATTCATCATGGTGATTGTAACATTTTCTTCCCACTTGTTGAAAACGAGACcttaagaaggaaaaacaaaaaaagttacCCATGTTTCTCGTGCAGATAGAAAAAAATGGTGATTGTGGGCCTTGCAGAATTCCTTCTAATTTTATGTACCATAAATCATGCCCCATTAATGTGACAAATGAAAATGACATGTCCCGTAGCCTAAGCCTAAGACTAAATTCTATTAATTCCTATGTGACATTATAATATTTGCGATTACAAACTCAATATATATATCGTATGGTGTAAGTCATGATGAGGTAACTCCTCTTAAATATTCATGTGTTGCACATAGATAATTAGGCCATGTTTGTGTagacattttctatttttatttttaaatgaaatagaaattaggtttaaaaatatgtttaaacagtatttttagtatttaatttttgaaatatagagttcatataaaaaatttggaaatagttttctaaaatttggaaaataaagaaggaaataaattttgaaaataaaaaaagaaataaaattacatgAATGATCTTATGCCTTATGGGAcccataatataaaaagaatgtaatataaataaaatatgatctcatatatatttaaaatcaaatattatatataagtattttatttatttattagactatatataaatatattttattaaaaaattaacttgtgTTTGTTTATTAACTcgtttttatttaatgttagagttgttcattttttttttttgtggatctatttaaatttcattttgttttatgctttttttttaagtgattataataagaaatcctaaattttcttttctctcctcTTTACTGTTCTTTTGAATTTCACGTGGTATAAAAACAAAACTGATTTTGATAGAACTTTTGATTTATGaacttattaaagaaaattcaattttatacaCGGTTTTTACGTCATGTCTAATCGTAGAATTTCATTATAGGAGATTGTATCATTTTCCTATTTGAtatgatttcaaatttgttttctttggtcTGTATCTATTTGATGGTTGTTTGTTGATTTCATTATAGCTTATAGAAGAGATGATTCTTTTTAATCTACTAGTATGagatcaaatgaaaaaaaatattcatattagaattatgtgataaaatatttctaaaggaAAAAACGATGTAACATTATATTATTGATACTTTATGCAAActtagaaatgaaaatgatgaaaaatatgtaagatAGTGACACGTTTAGGAagtaaacaattaaaaaattatcactCGAATTAACAACTTTGTTGAGAATTCGATAGTCATACAATTAGCAAAatataaaactctaaaaaagaTCTAGTAACATTTggaaatattatatacataatctaattttacaaaataatatcaattagAAACTGATATTCAAACCCTTGAACAAAAGAATATAAGTATTAAGGAATTCTATTTTTCTATGACTAATCTCTAAGACCATCTTACTTTCACCTAATGATTTTTTcttactaaattttataaactcATTCACCTTACAAAATACAACTACTTTCATTTTCTATCGACTTTTATAAATACTTCTccaattatcaaattttaaaataaatgatagtactatattttttcattaaaaatgaataataatattttaattttttaataatgaattacaaatctaaaatatttttaaaactcagtacaaatattttaatagatattgtaaaataaaaaaaataatattttattgaagtaAAATACAACATTTTCTTCCCACATGTTGAAAACGAGACcttaagaaggaaaaacaaaaaaagttacCCATGTTTCTCGTGAAGAtagaaaaaatagtaattgtGGGCCTTGCAGAATGCCTTCTAATTTTATGTACCATAAAGCATGCTCCATTAATGTGACAAATGAAAATGACATGTCCCGTAGCCTAAGCCTAAGCCTAAATTCTATTAATTCCTCCGTGAAGTTACCCATATTTGCGATTACAAAGTCAATATATATATCGTATGGTGTAAGTCATGATGAGGTAACTTCTCTTATCAATATTCATGTGTTGCACATAGATAATTAGGCGCCATGTTTTTGTagacattttctatttttatttttaaatgaaatagaaattaggtttaaaaatatgtttaaacagtatttttagtatttaatttttgaaaaatagagttcatataaaaaatttggaaatagttttctaaaatttggaaaataaagaaggaaataaattttgaaaataaaaaaagaaataaaattacatgAATGGTCTTATGCCTTATGGGacccaaaatataaaaagaatataatataaatattaatataaataaaatattatctcatatatatttaaatcaaatcaaatattatataattattttatttatttattagaaagtggatatatttttatattaaaaattaacttgtttttgtttattaactggtttttatttaatgttagaGTTGTTGGTTTATtatattaggttttttttttttgggtggagTAGGGGtaagttagttttttttcttctatttcctttcattgcaaatctatttaaattttattttgtgttttccatattttttaagtgattgtaataaaaaatcctaaattttcttttttctcttctctctatcattcttttggattttacatggtattaaagtaaaattgattttgatagaACTTTTGATTTATGAACTCATTAAAGAGAATTTAATCTCATACACAATTTTTACTTCATGTCTAATTGTAGAATTTCATTTTGGGATATCGTATCATTTTCCTATATGATTCTGGtatgatttcaaatttgttttctttgatttgTATCTATTTGATGGTTATTGATTTCATTATAACTTATAAAAGAGATGATTCTTTTTAATCTACTAATATGAggtaagatgaaaaaaaatattcatattagaattatgtgataaaatatttctaaaggaaaaaaacaatgtGGTGTTATATTATTGGTACTTTATGCAAacttagaaatgaaaataatggaaaatatgTAAGAAAGTGATACATTTAGGAagtaaacaattcaaaaattatcACTTGAATCAACAACTTTGTTGAGAATTCAATGGGCATATAATTAGTGAAatataaaactctaaaaaagaTCTAGTAACATTTgaaaagattatatatataatctaattttacaaaacaatatgAATTAGAAACTGATATTCAAACCCTTGAATAAAAGAGTATAAGTATtaaagagttctatttttctatGACTAATCTCTAAGACCATATGACTTTCACCGAATGACGTTTTTTTACTCAATTTTATAAACTCATCCACCTTACAAAATACAACTACTTTAATTTTCTATCGATTTTTATAAATACTTCTccaattatcaatttttaaaataaatgatactactatattttttcattaaaaataaataataatatttaaattttaataatgaatcacaaatctaaaatatttttaaaactaggtacaaatattttaatagatattgtgaaatatagatattaatattttattaaagtaaaaaatattcaaagaaattaaagaaaatttgtgaagcaTTCTATACGAATAAACACACTTAGGATGCCACACAAAATTGAAGTCTAAAAgcagttgaaaaaaaattaaagtcctGAATGCGTCTCCCCTTCCTTATCCTCTCATCTTGCGGCGACTCAGAGTCTAATTGCCTTCACAGAAATGGGGCATCGCCATACTTAGAAAGGATGAAGGAGAAGGAAAGACTGGTGTTTAGTATTTTGTAAGGGCATCAAGTTATTGAACTGAAAGCTACCACATGAGCAGACACTATTATAAGGTGACAAAACATGTGGGTTGATCAGAAATATCTATAAGTAGAAGTGGTCATTCTTTGGCCTTGGTGGGTTACAGCTGAGAGTGGATTGATTGCTACTGAAAGATGACAGGCCTCTAGTGACTGAAGTGTCTGGCCACTACAATTTGCAGTTCCTCCAACATATTTAGAACCGAAGAGCCAAAAAGTATGAACTCATTTGGGAATTCGACAATGTAGAATTTAATCGGTTTTATTAGTGAaggaattttatttgaaagctCTGACCAGTTTAATGACAATGGAATTTGGTCTAGACGATACTTTGTCAATTATCATCCATAGAACTCAAATGTGGCATCCACCGGTAATGATTCGCTCTTAATCGTATACTCAATTATGTAGATAATGTCATTCACTTTCAACTATGTGTCCAAAAAGCTCTTATCTTATTATGTGTTTAAGAAGCTCTCATGACATTAAAATATGTCTATAAGGTTAAGAGAATCGAATAGATAGATATTTCTTATGGGATCGAACAAAGAAAGGCTCACATGAAAGTTAGGGATAGACTTTAATGTTATTTGTAGTGTCCTAGTCCCAAATGTGTAAATACTATCTATTTTACGTCGAAAGGGTCACATGACTTTAAAATGACCAAATCCCAACATAATCATAACTCCTCACTCATATAAGgagtatttgaaaaattatcaatgaaACAAAATGAGTTCAAAGACCAATAAAGAATATCGATACAATTTCATAGctaacaaattttcaattatgaatACAAATAGAATAtacaatatataatttttattttattttataaaaactcatgaattcaaacatgtttgaagcattgaaaacttttcaacaaaacattttcatatttatatcaataacaatttcatatcaaatcaaattaaatttattcaaaatatttttactttgattATCGAACAACAAATAGTGTTTGTTTAGATGACACTTTATTACCCGATTAGGTTAAACTTTACAAATGAGTGActaatttcaattttgtttcttttaaagtGAACAAAACTAAACACTATTGATACTAATAATGTTTAACCAAACCCTTAGAGACAAGGTTCAAAGTAATTATATTCCCCATCAAGGAATGTAAAAGTCGACAATAATACTCACTTGATTAAGATTAAACAAACCAGATTCAAacacttttatttcatttattcaaatttacatatgaattaatatctccatatttttctgctataaacaaaaaaaaaatgttttaacttattcttcatgcaaaaatatatttattcaaatatattcGATGTATGGGATTTCTTTTGCGAAGTTCGACGTGGTCAAGTTCGATGGATCTGGCAATTTCGGCCTATGGCATAGGAAGGTTAAGGATCTGTTAGTGCAACAAGGTATGATGAAGGCGTTATACGAAAAACAACCAGAAGGAATGAACGATATGGATTGGAAGGATCTGGAAGTGAAGATTAAGGCAACGATCATACTTTGTTTGGCTGATGACGTGATGTACCATGTTATGGATGAGGAATCCTCGACGACAATCTGGTTGAAATTGGAAAGTCGGTATATGTCTAAGTCGTTGACGAACAAGTGTACCTTAAGCAGAAATTGTATGGTCTTAAGATGGCAGATGGCTCATATCTAAGCCAACATATCAACGTGTTTTGAAAAAACTCTAGGTGATTTTGGATCAATTTTCTTCTATACTTTTATTCTCATCGGTTGCCAATATATATACACAGAGAAGAGATACATTAGGGCTcctaaacaaggaaaactcctaaATAAGGTAAAActaaacaaggaagaaaatatgtaCAAATTACAAACACAATATTTGCCTACCATGCCAATTAAGGCTTACCAAAAACTTGCCAATCAAGGCTTACCATAATCGCTaatacccccccccccccccccccccccccccctcccttaAGTTGGTACATGAGGATTCCGAACGCCCAACTTGCGAAGAAGAAAGTCAAATTGTCGTTTTCCCAAAGCTTTCGTAAAAATGTCTGCGAGCTGCATGGAAGTATGAACATACTTAGTGTGAATAGCACCATTTTGTATCTTATCATGTACAAAGTGGcaatcaacttcaatatgctttgtttGTTCGTGAAAAACAGGATTAACTGCTATGTGTAAAGCCGCCTGACTATCACAATACAAATGCATAGGGTCAGAATGCATCACACCAAGGGTAGACAACAATCCTTTCAACCATTTTAATTCACAAGTTGTGGTTGCCATGGACCTATGTTCCGCTTCAACCGAAGAGTGAGACACCGTATGTTGCTTCTTGGTCTTCCAAGAGATTGGCGAATTacctaaaagaataaaataaccaGTTAAAGATCGTCGTGTTAAAGGACAACTGGCCCAATCTGAGTCACAATAAGCATACAGTTTCAAGTCGTAATCAGAACGTAAAAGGATACCTTGTCTCAGATTCCCTTTCAAATATTGAACAACTCTCAAAGCTGCTTCCCAATGTTCATCCTTCGGTTGTTGCATGAATTGAGCAAGCATATGCACACAATAAGACAATTCTAGCCGGGTAATCGTCAGGTAGATGAGCCGACCCACCAGGCGTTTATGTTGTCCAGGATCACGTAAATCAGAATTCGCAACAAGTGCTAATTTATGGTTTTGTTCAAGAGGAGTCCCAGCCGGCTTGACTCCTAATAGCCTAGCCTCAGAGATGATGTCTAGTGTATACTTTCATTGACATAAAAAGATACCATCTGAGTTCCTCGCAACTTCAAtccccaaaaaatattttagttttccaagATCCTTCATATGAAAACACCGACTCAAATAATCTTTGAACTGTTACATAGTCATTCCATAATTTCCAGATATAACTAGATCATTAACATAGACAAGAACATTGAGTTGAATGTGTTGAGCTTCATAAGTAAATAATGAGTAATCAGAATACGACTGCTTAAATCCATAACTTGTTAGCGCCGCTGCTAACTTGGAAAACCGGCACCTGGGTGCTTGTCGCAGACCATATAATGACTTTCGAAGTCTACAGACTTTACCTGGTGTTGGAGACGCAAAACCAAGTGGCATCTACATATATGCCTTTTCATCTAACTCACCGTGCAGGAAGACATTATGTACATCCATTTGATGCAGTTGCCAACCCTTCGCAGCTGCAACGGCAAGAAACATTCGCACTGTGACCATCTTTGCTATCGGGGCAAAAGTCTCATTGTAATCTATGTCTTCGACTTGTTTGTTTCCAAGAATCACTAAGCGCACCTTGCATCTCTCGATGCTTCCATCAGAATTATATTTAATCTTGTAGACCCATTTGCTCCCAATTGCTTTCTTTCCAGGAGGCAAGTTTTCTACTGTCCATGTTTCATTGTCTTCAAGAGCCTGTATCTCCTTTCTCATTGCCTCTCTCCAATATTCATCTTTTATTGCCTCAGCATAAGTGCTTGGTTCACACCCTGTGGTAACAGCTGCTAGAAAGAACCGATGTTGTGTAGAAAATTTATCACAATTCACATAATGTGCTAAAGGATAGGGTGTACCTGAGGATTTTGACTGGAACGATGAACTCGCTGAAAGGCTTACTCGAATGGTATGTGTTACATAGTCTTTCAACCGAACAGAAGGCTGCTTAACCCTTTTTTCCTTGCCAAACTGTTCCTCAGACACCATAGGTCTTGACACGTTGGTGCTCCCCCTGTCTCCTACTTCAGTATTCTCATAAATAGCCATCTTCATATTATGACCCATCTCAACATCAATCTTGTGCTCTACATCCGAGACAGAAGCCTGTTGCTCCTCCATGTCATTCTGCATATACGAGTCCTCATCATCTGTAGAGAAATCCACGACTCTA
The sequence above is drawn from the Vitis riparia cultivar Riparia Gloire de Montpellier isolate 1030 chromosome 15, EGFV_Vit.rip_1.0, whole genome shotgun sequence genome and encodes:
- the LOC117932670 gene encoding putative expansin-B2; its protein translation is MAILLHPHPFSLLILLSLFSLLLNPSSCFHPKLLNFSKLQSDTDWSPAGATWYGPANGAGSDGGACGYEDAVEKAPFSAKVSAGGPSLFKSGKGCGACYQVKCTGNEACSGSPVTVTITDECPGCVSESTHFDLSGTAFGAMAKSGQDDQLRNAGVLQIQYRRVECEYPGTSVVFHVDSGSNSNYFASLIEYEDGDGDLARVYLQQALDSDMWVPMQQSWGAVWKLDYGSELRAPFSIKLTALESGNTLVAKNVIPAGWQPGKTYRSVVNFNG